The following DNA comes from Rosa rugosa chromosome 5, drRosRugo1.1, whole genome shotgun sequence.
CATTTGAAATTCCTTGTCTAAGTTGGTTCTTTGTTTTCAATTGCCTTCTATTTCACATAGTAGTACTCAAAAGAACTTTCAATATTTTGTTATTTGTTATTATTCCATCTTCAGGTAACCAGTGTTGGGATTAATACTGAATGGGGATTACTCATGGCTAGCATCTCGGAAGACACTGGTGAAGAAACACCCTTGCAGGTCAGTTTTGATAAACTATTATTCAAAAGTGTTTTGTACATGGTATGCTGTACTAACCTATATTCGACTCTTATTAGGTGCGCTTGAATGGGGTTGCTACCTTCATTGGTGTTGTGGGACTCACAGTAGCTCTCCTCGTCTTATGTGTCCTTTTGGTCAGGTGAATACATCTTAAATATGAATAAAATTTGTCATGGTGTATCCCAGTCATATCCTTTACATATATGTCTCATACGGAATGGACCCAAGCTAAATATATGTGGACTTTTCTGTTAAGTTGACTATTGGATATTCAACTATTATTGAATTTTAAATCATTCATGCTAAATTTGTGTGGATTTGATGACTATGATTTGTTGTGATAATGTTAACATTTTACCAAACTACATATATCTGAGGCCGTATTCGGTATCTGTGTGACTGTTAGTACATTACAGAAACTGACAATTTATGATCATATCACAAATTTTCTGCAGATACTTTACTGGCCATACAACAAATGCAGATGGAACTTCTCAGTTTGTTGCCGGAAAGACAAAATTTGGGAAAGCCATAGATGGAGCCATCAAAATTGTCACTATTGCAGTATGTCAATATCTATGACTTATTGTGTCCTGCTAATCATTTACCAATACATGTGTTCTTGTGCGCGTTCCTGACTAATGGGAAAAATATTATAGGTCACCATTGTAGTAGTTGCTGTTCCTGAAGGCCTCCCCTTAGCTGTTACCTTAACGTAAGTAAGCTGAATCTATGATGCTAAAACTAATGAAAAATATTTTTGGTCGTGGGTCTTTTAATTCTAAATTTGAGCCAAGTATGCAACTCAGGTAGTCGAACCTCATCAAACAAGTTATAGAACTCTATATGTGCATTTTGTGTGTACTATGTATTCTATTATTCATTCATCTTTCATCATTCCTTGTTTTTTCCTCTTGACAGACTTGCTTACTCGATGAGAAAAATGATGGCAGATAAGGCCTTGGTATgtgtatttttcctttttatatgTATACCTTCATTGATTCTGAAGTAGATCGTATGTAACTAAAATGGAATTTAAAAATGTAGGTACGTAGGCTTTCTGCATGTGAAACAATGGGCTCGGCCACTACTATATGCAGTGATAAGACTGGTACCTTAACTTTGAACCAGGTGGGCTATATTAGACTCtaattattttccttatattattcatATTTTTTGGGAAGGTTTCGACCTCCTATTAGTTAGATTACTGCAGATGATGAGCTAAATGTCAACCCTATTggatgattttttgtttttgttttgagtgtaGATGACTGTGGTCGAGTCTTGTGCATGTTTGAAGAAAGTCAATGACTCTGATGGCAAGCCAGACTTGTCACCAAAGATATCGTCTTTGATTATTGAAGGCATAGCTCAGAATACAACTGGCAATGTTTATGTGCCTGAGGTATGCATAGAAGTATTTGTCTTGCTTCTCTGTGTACGGTTAGTCTCTGGTAGGATATTAAGCTTTTCCGACTGTAGTAAAATAATTTATGTTTTGTGGccgtttctttttttttttgttagactGGTGGTGATGTAGAGGTTACTGGATCACCAACGGAGAAGGCAATTCTGCAGTGGGCACTCAAGGTTCTTTTTTGTTCGgtctttcaatttcatttcatGTCAGTTCTTGTTGGTAACTTTTAAAAACTGTTTGATATTGAACCTTATTTGCAGCTTGGGATGAATTTTGAAGCCACCAGGTCTCAATCTTCAATTCTTCATGTGTTCCCATTCAACTCCGAGAAAAAACGAGGCGGTGTAGCAGTTAAATTGGTAGAGTTGACTGATTATTCTTGGTTACAGTCACTTGATTGAGTTTCTGCATCAGATTTCTTAAGGATTACTTATTGTATGCTAGTTGTGGTTGTGCTTGCACTTTAGATAATATATTTTCAGTTCTATAATAGTTTCACAACCTGAGCATTGTTGTGCCTCTTGGGCATCTCGTAAAGTGAAAGACATATATTAGAATTTCATTACATTAGACGGAAAAGGATGGCATTTTAATTATTCCCattaactgttgtgtgattctCTCTCTGTATATACAGCCAAACAATGAAGTTCATATACACTGGAAAGGGGCTGCTGAAATAATCTTGGCCTCATGCACAAGATATATTGAGGACAATGATCAGGTGGTAGCAATGGACGACAACAAGGTTGGCTTTTACAGAAACAACGTAGTtgttaacacacacacacacacacacacagactaAAGATACACCATTCTGAttatttgtttatattttaatttttcccAGCTGAGTGATTTTCACATGTTAACTTAATTTTTCAATCTCAACTTTTCCTTGAGCCAAAAGAAAATTGTAACTGGTCCAGAATTTAAACCATTTCAAAGAATATGACAAATAAGGACttatttgtttgtgttttaaatGGTGGGGTTGTTTACTTGTTTATACTTCATAAATTTTGTTAAATGCTCCTTCTAATAAGATATGCCTTTGTTTGCAGCTTATGCTTTTCAGGAAATCTATTGAGGATATGGCTGTTGGTAGTTTGCGTTGTGTTGCTATAGCATATTTACCATATGAATTGGAAAATGTTCCAACTGGTGAACAACAATTAGCTGATTGGGCCATGCCTGCAGATGACCTTGTTTTACTTGCTATTGTTGGTATAAAGGTAGTGCCTCCACAAGTTCACACATACGCACATGGACACATAGTTGATGCATTGCTACTTTTTGAAAGCTAATTGGGAGTCCTACTGTGATATACAATTATTTTGCTAGGTTTACACCTCTAGCTTGTTTTCCTCTATTTTGCAAATTGATTGGTTCAGGTGAGGGTTGTGGACTGATAGCTGTCGTTTTATCCTAGTTTTCATTCTGGTTTGATGTTCCGCTTGATTGTATCTGATACATTTTTATGCAATTATAATGCTTCCTACAAAACAAAACAGCTCTGCTTTTGGTGGTAGGCAGTCTAGTATTGTTTTCTGGGCTCCTATGTTTAGCTGTTATTTCcatactgatttttttttttctttccaaatagatTTCAGTAAGTTTAACTTGTGTATCCACTCTATATTGAAAAAATGCAGGATCCTTGTCGACCAGGAGTCGCAGATGCAGTGAGACTATGCCAAAATGCTGGCGTTAAGGTATACTTCAACTCATTCCAAATATACTGTAAATGTTTATTCTTCAAACGAAGGGATGTTTACATCTGATTAAGATAGGGTTCAGGGACTAGATTTTCTCAGCTTTGTTTAGCGTCTCTTGCTCCAATGGGCCATTTTCCCTTTGTTAACCGATCATTTATAGGGTTTCCATAACTACTTAGCGGGGATTTCTTTTAATTAGACATGCTATAAAAGCAGCACTTGGATTTTGGGTTGGAGTTTTATGTTTCCCTTCCAATTTTATATATGTGATAGGTACGCATGGTTACTGGAGACAATGTTCAGACTGCAAAGGCAATAGCATTGGAATGTGGTATACTGCGTGCTGATTCAGATCTTAGTGAGCTTCTAATTGAAGGGAAAGACTTCCGTGAGCTTTCTGATAGGCGCAGAGAAGAGGTTGCTGAGAAAATCTCGGTAAGATCGGAGTAATGGATTATCTACTTGTTTATTATCTTGAATCAACTGATGCTTGTGCGTATATAAAacgatttatttattatttattttatgtatagGTAATGGGACGATCCTCTCCTAATGATAAGCTTCTGCTTGTGCAAGCGCTAAGGAGAAGGGGACATGTTGTTGCTGTTACTGGAGATGGCACTAATGATGCTCCTGCACTACATGAGGTTTGattctttttttacttttattttaattatgtttTTCGATTCTTTGGTAAGTTGTATTGTCATTTTTACTCGAGTGTTCTAGGTTAtaatggtttggtttttttttttttttttaccaggCCGACATTGGTCTTGCTATGGGTATTCAAGGTACTGAGGTTGCCAAAGAGAGTTCTGATATCATTATCTTGGATGACAATTTTGCTTCAGTTGTGAAGGTTAGTATTTATATTTAACCTTTTGTTTTCAAGTTTATGTTGCTCTTTAGTTTCAGCGGTCATAACTTCTCTAGTTAAAGTAGTGATCATGAGATTTGATATGCGTGAGGCCTGCAATTCCAATCTAAGGCCCCGAGTTTGGGAGAGTTGGATATGAacagttttgttttttgttgctgtcgttattattattattgttgttATCTTTATTGTGATTCTTAATCTTATTCTCTAATGCTGATTCATATATAATTGAAATTTGCTTGATTGGTGTAGGTTGTCAGATGGGGACGTTCTGTATATGCAAATATTCAGAAATTCATCCAATTCCAACTCACTGTCAATGTTGCCGCACTTGTTATCAATGTTGTGGCAGCGATTTCCTCTGGTGCAGTACCACTAAATGCTGTTCaggttctttctctctctctctctctcacacacacacacacacacatttataTCTTCATTTGTGCACCTGTTGATGTGTCTTTGCTTCTGGTTTGTCTAGCTTCTGTGGGTGAATCTTATAATGGATACTCTTGGAGCACTAGCATTGGCTACTGAGCCTCCTACGAATCATCTGATGGACAGACAACCTGTTGGTCGAAGGTAAGACTTCTTTGAGGGTGTTCACCTTTTATACTCAGTTACTTACAGTGGTTGAAGGACATACCACTGTAATTGGCCTGTATTGATTGAAACTTCATGACCTTCAAGCAAAGCTAAATTTGGCTGGGCTGTTCACCTCTCTGATTTTAACGTTATGGTTTTACAGGGAACCGCTGATAACTAATATAATGTGGAGGAACTTATTGATTCAGGTACATGTTTTTTCTCAATTTCCTCAAGCAAAAGTAGTTGTTATTCCTGTCCTCGTGTTTTGTTTTATTGCAGAATATGCCAATGTTTAATGTTTTTTGGTTATTCCAACACAGGCTATCTACCAAATTACTGTCCTTCTTATCTTTAATTTCCGAGGGAAAAGTATTCTCAATCTGGAACATGATTCTACTGACCATGCAGACAAAGTGAAGAACACACTGATATTCAATACATTTGTCCTTTGTCAAGTAAGTCCTTACCTGTTACTGAAAAGTAGTTTATATTTCCATTGTATTCTGGCATCCACAcatgtattgtgttgaattctTTCTTTAAAATGACCATAAAAGATCCATAATAAATGGTTTATATCTCTGTTTCAACAAGGGCACATTTGTGGCTTGTTTTGGGAGTATACCTGTATAATTGAGTTTTAGTTGTATTTTTCACTTGTTCTTTCTGCTATGGTATGTTACTCTACTTAAATAAAATTTCATTGTGCCAATTGCagattttcaatgaattcaaTGCCAGGAAGCCAGATGAATTCAACATATTCAAAGGAATTACCAAAAATTATCTCTTTATGGGAATAATCGCAGTGACACTTGTACTTCAGGTGAGACCTATAtcctcttgtttttgttttggggcCTTAATGGTACTGGCAGTGGTTTaaaattttcttgtttttatatAGATTCTCATTGTCGAGTTTCTGGGGAAGTTTACTACAACAGTCCGGCTTAACTGGAAGCATTGGTTGATTTCTGTTGTCATCGCATTTATCAGGTAACTCCATAACGAAACTGGTATTGACTGCAAGTCTGATTCGTGCTATTGTTATCATAAAAGAAACACAAATGTGTTAGCTGTTTCACTTTATATTTACATAATTTTGAAATTCATAgtactcttttcttttcttgcagtTGGCCTCTTGCTGTTGTTGGGAAGTTTATTCCAGTACCTGAAACTCCTTTCCACAAGTATTTCACTAGGAGTCCTCCCTTTAAGTTTATCACCCGAATATTCCATTGGCgaagagagagagcagaggTGAGAGCATTAAGCTGTGTACATGTTTTTGAGCTTCAAATTATTGTTTATCCGTGTTTTACCAGCttctgatttatttatttattttttaattgctTATCTTTCAGGGTAGTCAGTAGGAAGTGTGGAGTACTAAGCATCACGGTTTTTGTGGATTTCCATTTTGTTTTTGGCTAACATGGCGAAGCATTTTTTTCACGGAACGTCAAATCTTCTGTTGAGTAGGTGATTATATTtgatgagagagaagaaagaggccgGTGACAAACCTTTCACTACCAGGATGTTAGCAGAGCATGGAAGTGGAACAAGTTTTACCTGATGATGAATTTAGAGTGCGTGGTGCTCTGAAGCGGCGGTGCTGACTGCATCTTGACGGCGCTGGCCAGGAGCGGAACATGGACACGACAATGGAGGGAGGCACTTATGATGACGTCCTGGAGGAAAACGACCTACATTTTGGTTTGTTGATGAAAGCGAGCACGGTTGAACTGGATGAGACCGGCAGTTATCATCAAAATCAGTTTTCATCCGCAGACCGTAGAGCTGAGATCCTATCTCCTGTGTTGGAGGACGCGGGCTATGACACGTCAACTCCGCAGTTTGCATCTCCAATGGATCCTGGGAGAAAAGCAGAAATTACGGCAGTGTATAAAAAGAGAGGTAATGGGCCTGCAAGAGGAAAACAAACCTGGGCCTGAGTCTGTACTTTCGGATGCTCCCAAAACAGGAAAGCATACTGCCTTGAGAGATTCTGTTGTCCATAAGCAGTCTATTCAGCAAGGAAGTCTGGAATCACGTACTTCTATGACAATTAGCAATCAACAAGCCGCCTGGGCCACTGATGTTGTTTCCAAGAAAATGTGAAGAGAGGTTTTTTGGTTGGCAAGCATTCTGGAGGGTGGTGTTTCATTCTGCAAAGAAGAGTTCTTAATGTGCTTCAAATCGTTCCACCGTGATGGGTCCGGTTTCATTTCATCACGAGAAATGAATGTATTATGTTGGAACTGCCATATTGGGAATTCTTGGACAATTAATTCTCTTAAAGGGCTGGTTTCCCTAAATAGTCCCattgttatttttctttgtgAAACTAGGGGGATGTTTGGTATGAAGGACTGGACGGGATTGGCAACAATCGGGACTGTGTTAAATGAGACTCTGCAGTCCCTAAAACACAGCTGAGAGCTTTTACGAGAGTGACGCCAAAACTCATGGGATTGTGGAAGCCTATTATCGTTGGTTCTGCTTTTCGCCTCAGAATTACTCCTGCCATTCTTTTGCTTCAGCCTCCTTCAACAGCTCTTATTCGAGTTCAATTTCATGATCTCTCTTTGCAATGATTATTTTTCACTCTCTCCTTGAACCCCTctaccttcttctttctctatctAATGTATTATAGATGATTTGTTTATGGGTTGTAATTATTTTAAAGGTTTGGTGTCTGGGTAGCTTGGCCTGGTAAGAATTGTATCAATTTcacattttctttctttgtttttttttttcctggtttAAGGATTGGTTTTTGTTGAAGGTTGAGATTTGTCTCTGATTTTTGCATAGTTCCCCAAGGTTTGGTTAATCATTAatgggagaatatcacaaatggtcactgaacTATGAcgtattcgacactttggtcactcaactttcaaatatatcactttggtcactcaagttatatcgtctatcactttagtcattgCCTGTTAAATTGAGGGCAATTTTGTCTAGTCACTATTTTTTTAtaagagaaaattaaaaaaagtctaaaatttactatatactattTCTCAACGcactgttcatcggcttatgAACAGTGACTGCTCTAGCCGAGCCAGCCATGGATGAAAAAGTCGATTTTGCCCATGCGTGCTGTTTCTTGCTTCGACACCTTGAGTGTTGTTTCTTCCTCCGACACCTGGGGTGCAACTCAATGCTATCGTGTCTTTGCCTACTTCACTCCACAGAGAGAGGTAGATAGTGAAGGAAGTGGTGTTGAGAATTGCACAACCGAGCTTAGATTTGGAGAAATTAGCATGTTGTCATCGAGCTTAGGGAGAGAGTTGCAGAGAATAGGTTCTGGGTTTCTGCATGTTGTCATCGAGCTTAGCTTTGGAGAAATTAGCAAAGATGGGTTAAATTTGAGGGCGATTATCAGTAACTTTGTTGTTTTCAGTTGTCGTTATTGCTCGATCGAAAGAGAGATAGGAGCAGAGTATTTTTTTGCATGTTTTCATTCTTCTGAAGTCTACTAAATCCGGGTCCGGCACCGACAATACTTCCAATTCTGAGGTAAACTATTTCAATTTCTTGGTAATTGATTGTTGGGTTCTTCAAAATTGAATCTTTAGTTTTGGTTTGTGGATATGACTTTCGTTTTGCGGGTGATTGAGTATTTTTCTTTAAAACTGCAGTTGTGCTTTTTTGCTGGACTTGCACAGGGAGAGAACAAGGTGTGGACTGCTCTTCTCCATCAAATTGTGACGGCAAATTCTATTTCCAGACTCAGTTTTGTATGAGATAAATTATGGGTTGTGTTGATTATCTTTTGCATGTGTCTCGTTCATCTTTTGtgttttgatttcaattatAGGGTTTTCTTGATAGTTTTGATgttttttaagctgaaattgtcACTTTCTTAACTATTGTAGAAAATTGTAGTTCATGTAAAATATTTCTATGTTTGATTCAGTTTCAAGGTTGGAGTTGATTTTCACGTTTGCGGCTTTATAATCCTTAAAGTCAGAAGAGTTTTAAGGCTTGACATAGTCTAAAAGCCATGTGAGAATGTGTTTCAGTGTGTCTCTAACAATATGAGtatattccaattccaattccttcAAACCTGTTTGGTCTTTCCTTTCATGATATCTGTTTTTCACATTTTTggtttcattttaatttttttttgtgattttaGTCTGAGCTGTATTAGTGCCATCTAAGCTTATTTATTTAGCTGGCAATTTGAATAGTTCTCTGTTTTTTGTAAAATTTTGGGGTTCTGTCAGACAAAGAAATGTGTTATAGGCCTAACTTTGTTTTCAAGAATTGACCCTATAATTTGAAGAAAGCTGTGATTGATTTGTGGCTGTGTTTTGCAGGAGGTTACACATTTGAAAGGGAGATTTGAATAAGTAGATGAAGAACTTAGTGATGGTCATGAACGACCTATAGGCTTTAGGCTTCGATGGCTGCTTGAAGGACGCAGGTTGGGAAGTTGGCTGTGGTTCGTCGCGCATTGTGCAGATACCCCTATCGCGCAAGGTATGCTTAAAGTTGTGTTTGTGTATGAGTGCAGACCGGTTGTTTCTGGAAAATATTGATTGAGTTTTGTGTGAGTTGCAGCAAGTCTTATGTGTTTCTTCTATATATGTCTGTGTATAAATTTGAGCTTTTGATCAATCAGTGATTGGATTTCTCTGTTGGGTTGTGATTTGAAAGAAGTTTTCCATTTTTACTAATAGAATATTGTTCACTAATGCagattctgttttttttttccttcattcttAGTTTTGTAAATtcattctttgttcttttttatcTTGAACAGTTGCTGGGTTTGTTGGTTTAACATTTATTTTACGAATTCTTTCTCTTAGTGGGAATGCAATGACTGAAGCAGAATTTGgtgcaattaaaaaaaaaacaatcaatgaTTATTAAACCAATGAGTCGGGTGACCAGAAAGAAAAGACTCTTATCAATGATCATACTGTTCATATCTGACTGTTCACTACTTTGCTTTTAAGGTTCTGAATGTCTGCCTACCTATCTTCAAAACAAACTCTGTTTTTTATGTTGCTGATCAATCTTTTACTGATGTTGGTATATAGAGTTTGGTAGTCTCATTCAATTTTTGAGATatcattttgtgttttttttttcctccttttgtTTTTACTGTATAAACTTTGTATTCAAGTTAATTTTGGTTGTTTCATAATTAATTTCAGAATCTCATTGTTATTTTGTTTCTGTCTTGCAGATTCTATGCAAAAAAGTCTGCACGTGATTTTGTTGCCACTGTTCCTTTGTATGTTATTCAGTGCTATCTTGATATACTATTTTCATTCAGGTAGAAAGTCTACAGTTTATTAGATAATTGTTACACTCAATTGGTTTGCATAAATGTGGTGATAATGGATTGTCTGACTGCTGCTATTGCCTTATGTAGATTCTGTGCCATTCCACCACTTCATTTTGGGTTTTGTCCCCCTTTTCTCGAGCATTCGATTCAATTCCATATTTCCTCTCAAGCTCTTCTCTATTTGggatccacacacacacacacacaggggGGGTTGTACATATTGAAATATATACATCAATACGGATAAGGTTTATCCAAAACCTAATCTCTTGGCTAACATTAATGTCTTATTTAAATCTATAGTCAATTGGAGGAAGTACAATTTACTCTTAGGTGCATTAACATATTTGCTTTGGAAATATGCAACTAATCATTACAACCATTACCCACAATATTCAGACCATACAGGATGTAGAAACATAGTCCACAAAGCTGTGATATACACATAATCAAATAGGATGTAGATTGATGGAGATGATGGCTTAATGTAGGATGGAGATGCTGGCTTAATGTAGGTTGAAGGGTGCTTAGACATGGTAAGAGGTTAGCCAAGGATTAAAGCCAAAAGTTGTCTTCCTTTGTCCATCGAGGTCTGCATGTTACcaatttgttcttattttgcctCTCTCTTTGCAAAAACGAAATGCTGAGCTTTTATATTTGATCTCACATATTCTAATGGGAGTGGTTCTATTGAGATAACAGGCGCGCTGCTTGCTTTTCTGAGgtactttcttcttcctcaatatTTACTAATTCCACATTTCAATTCTATTTTCATGCTCATGacttcttctgcttcttttaTCTACTCAATTTGAACATTGAAGTAACAACtgctataatatatatatatatatatataaagataaATTTTGTATGGACTATGAGTTATCTGCGTAAGATTAATCTGTACAGTGTATCATTAGTACTTTTGCATTGAATCCAACCGATGAAATGGAATGCCTTCAATTTTGTAGGGAAAGAAACTGCTTTTGTTTCATTCTATTTTTATCTAATTATTGACTGTGAATCCTCTTTTCTCCTTTCAAAATCTACAATTTTCTTATTCAGTTCAGATTATGGGGCTTTATGTCAAAATGAGGTTGTTATTAGAGTTTGAGTTGATAGGTTTGTGAGGCCAAGTTTACAACAATCATACAACTATTCAGATCACTCTGAAAAGTTCAGTTTTTTGTGTTCTGGGTTTTATTCAAATGGTCAAATTCTGGGGCTTTATGTAAAATGTAGTTGTAGAAAGTAATCTATATGTGATAAGAAACTTATTGTCAGAGTCTGACATAATCGGTGTGTGAGGTCAGGTTTACTACAATTATACAACTACTTTGTTAAGCTTATTTGGTTATTATctgattttctatttttattggcATTACTATAGTGGGATTTCAAAGAAATGGACTTCATTTTTTAAGCTTCTCATTACCCGCAGGAGAATCTGTATATAAAATAAGTTGTATGTAGGGTTAATGGGTTTATGAGGTATACTACAAAACAATATGGGGATGTCATCCACTAGAAACTCAGTTTATGGATTTAGAACTTTTTGAACTGGCCAAGATGAGTGTAGACCTTTAATCAAGTGAAGTCAATATAGAAAAGTTTGTATTCTGTCTCATTTTGAATCTAAAAATCTTCTAAGTTTTGCCGATATCAGTATTAATATAATTTCTCACTTTCACAATGACAGGGAAGGCAGCATTGAACCCGCAACATCATCTATGGAGTACTTCAACAAGGAGAAAACCGACTGAAGTATGATGACACACTTTGTGTAAACAGAACTGGAGGGAGCAACTTTTTGGACAACCTCCATAACTGCCCATCATTAGGCTAACAACTTTCCAGCATACACCTATTTTTGGCAAGCAGATCAGGCAGTGATTGTAACTAAGCTAGCTTACAACTAAAACAACCTATTTTCTGCAAGCTAATCCAGCAGCAACTGTAACTATGTTAACTTTAAACTATGAAAACCTATTTTTTGAACATTACCACATCTATATTAGTGGTAATGTTAGTAGGACACAATCAACATCTTCTGTTATAAATGATTTGTCATCAGAATTTACTTCTCAACTACATTCTCTATCCTTCTAAACTTTCAGATTTTATTCCAaaacccgcagcaacgcgcgggaACAAATTCTAGTAATATCTATTTGAGggttgttggtttttttttttggtcgaaaagaagaatctctctctctttctctctttgtgATTAGCTGAACATAGTGAACTACCAGTATCCcacaatatatataaattttaagGTTATCTTGCTCCCTCTCCCTTTGTTCCCTTTGATCTtggttctgtttcttttttattgttaTTGTGATTGTGGATTTCCTCTCCACGTCTGTTTGACTGTGGGTACTCCCCATGTTTGTTTGATTGTGGTTTTACCCTTCACGATTGGTTAATTGTGGGTTCTCTCCACTTTGTTTGATTGTGGGTTGCCCAGATCGTGAGTAACGGTTATTGCTGTGAATCTAAGTCAAATTCAAGGGCTTGTCTGCAACCCTGTGTTCATAAACTGAAACCTGAAGTCCTACAACCACAATTGGAATTGGGGGAGTTGGTAAAAACAGCAACGTTTTGGCGGTGATTGAAGTCATCAGGAGTGGAAATTTGTGTTTACATTTTAGGGGACGTTGCAGTCAATGATGAACATGCCAGTTTTTTCGACGGCGAGAACCAAGCCGTTGAGGCCGGGGCCGCCGACAATGATGCCATTGGTGAGGGAAGCTCGGAACTGGAcgcaaagaaaaagaagccgATCTAAGCCTCCAAACCCATATTTCAAATCCCACTTTTGCATCTAACTTAAGTCAAATTGGAGAAAAAGAAGCTCCAAATCCAAATGCCCAGGGTCATTCATATTCCATTGGTTCACCAACATATTCAAACAATGGTTCATGCTCCATGCGCGGATCAAAGAGTCCAGGGAGAggaagaaacaaataaaaagcagaaaaagaaaaagaaaaagaaaaagaaaaaagtttaatTTTTTAGTAATTTGACTAAAATATCCTTGAGATAATATATTATTTACGAGATTTCGATTGATAAGATATATGGAAATAAACAGAGTGACTAAAGTGGTAGACAATATATaacttgagtgactaaagtgatatatttgaaagttgagtgactaaagtgtcgaaCACGTCATAgttcagtgaccatttgtgatattctccca
Coding sequences within:
- the LOC133708794 gene encoding calcium-transporting ATPase 8, plasma membrane-type-like isoform X4, whose protein sequence is MRKREIYKLRGGRRVEVSIYDLVVGDVIPLNIGDQVPADGVLITGHSLSIDESSMTGESKIVRKDSKEPFLMSGCKVADGNGIMLVTSVGINTEWGLLMASISEDTGEETPLQVRLNGVATFIGVVGLTVALLVLCVLLVRYFTGHTTNADGTSQFVAGKTKFGKAIDGAIKIVTIAVTIVVVAVPEGLPLAVTLTLAYSMRKMMADKALVRRLSACETMGSATTICSDKTGTLTLNQMTVVESCACLKKVNDSDGKPDLSPKISSLIIEGIAQNTTGNVYVPETGGDVEVTGSPTEKAILQWALKLGMNFEATRSQSSILHVFPFNSEKKRGGVAVKLPNNEVHIHWKGAAEIILASCTRYIEDNDQVVAMDDNKLMLFRKSIEDMAVGSLRCVAIAYLPYELENVPTGEQQLADWAMPADDLVLLAIVGIKDPCRPGVADAVRLCQNAGVKVRMVTGDNVQTAKAIALECGILRADSDLSELLIEGKDFRELSDRRREEVAEKISVMGRSSPNDKLLLVQALRRRGHVVAVTGDGTNDAPALHEADIGLAMGIQGTEVAKESSDIIILDDNFASVVKVVRWGRSVYANIQKFIQFQLTVNVAALVINVVAAISSGAVPLNAVQLLWVNLIMDTLGALALATEPPTNHLMDRQPVGRREPLITNIMWRNLLIQAIYQITVLLIFNFRGKSILNLEHDSTDHADKVKNTLIFNTFVLCQIFNEFNARKPDEFNIFKGITKNYLFMGIIAVTLVLQILIVEFLGKFTTTVRLNWKHWLISVVIAFISWPLAVVGKFIPVPETPFHKYFTRSPPFKFITRIFHWRRERAEVIIFDEREERGR
- the LOC133708794 gene encoding calcium-transporting ATPase 10, plasma membrane-type-like isoform X1, encoding MSHSTGSPNQINYDVEAGSNRSGDDEQSSNVFDITRTKHASVERLRRWRQAALVLNASRRFRYTLDLKKEEEKNQTLRKIRAHAQAIRAAFLFKESVTQENGIVPPKPSCAGEFPIGQEELASISRDHNFTTLQQYGGASLPRNFFCYLTLYINEFSYSFVVSLHQVKGLGELLKTSLEKGISGSDDDLLKRKTAYGSNTYPRKKPRSFWRFLWEACQDLTLIILMVAAVASLALGIKTEGIKEGWYDGGSIAFAVLLVIVVTAISDYKQSLQFQNLNEEKRNIQIEVIRGGRRVEVSIYDLVVGDVIPLNIGDQVPADGVLITGHSLSIDESSMTGESKIVRKDSKEPFLMSGCKVADGNGIMLVTSVGINTEWGLLMASISEDTGEETPLQVRLNGVATFIGVVGLTVALLVLCVLLVRYFTGHTTNADGTSQFVAGKTKFGKAIDGAIKIVTIAVTIVVVAVPEGLPLAVTLTLAYSMRKMMADKALVRRLSACETMGSATTICSDKTGTLTLNQMTVVESCACLKKVNDSDGKPDLSPKISSLIIEGIAQNTTGNVYVPETGGDVEVTGSPTEKAILQWALKLGMNFEATRSQSSILHVFPFNSEKKRGGVAVKLPNNEVHIHWKGAAEIILASCTRYIEDNDQVVAMDDNKLMLFRKSIEDMAVGSLRCVAIAYLPYELENVPTGEQQLADWAMPADDLVLLAIVGIKDPCRPGVADAVRLCQNAGVKVRMVTGDNVQTAKAIALECGILRADSDLSELLIEGKDFRELSDRRREEVAEKISVMGRSSPNDKLLLVQALRRRGHVVAVTGDGTNDAPALHEADIGLAMGIQGTEVAKESSDIIILDDNFASVVKVVRWGRSVYANIQKFIQFQLTVNVAALVINVVAAISSGAVPLNAVQLLWVNLIMDTLGALALATEPPTNHLMDRQPVGRREPLITNIMWRNLLIQAIYQITVLLIFNFRGKSILNLEHDSTDHADKVKNTLIFNTFVLCQIFNEFNARKPDEFNIFKGITKNYLFMGIIAVTLVLQILIVEFLGKFTTTVRLNWKHWLISVVIAFISWPLAVVGKFIPVPETPFHKYFTRSPPFKFITRIFHWRRERAEVIIFDEREERGR